One segment of Phaeacidiphilus oryzae TH49 DNA contains the following:
- a CDS encoding 50S ribosomal protein L25/general stress protein Ctc, whose amino-acid sequence MAEIRLAAEPRTEFGKGAARRIRREDKVPAVVYGHGHAPVHLTVSGYDLMMALKTPNALLSVPVDGKEQLVLPKAVQRDPIKGFLRHIDLIIVSRGEKVAVEIPIHTEGDLAPGANLLEHVLNTLPVKAEATHVPESVTISIEGLDAGASVLAKDIALPSGTELDVEEDAVVLHVVTAQAEPAAEEEAAEEAAEGAEA is encoded by the coding sequence ATGGCCGAGATCCGCCTCGCCGCCGAGCCCCGCACCGAGTTCGGCAAGGGCGCCGCCCGCCGCATCCGCCGCGAGGACAAGGTCCCCGCCGTCGTCTACGGCCACGGCCACGCGCCGGTCCACCTGACCGTCTCGGGCTACGACCTGATGATGGCGCTGAAGACCCCGAACGCGCTGCTCTCCGTGCCGGTGGACGGCAAGGAGCAGCTGGTCCTGCCGAAGGCCGTGCAGCGCGACCCGATCAAGGGCTTCCTGCGCCACATCGACCTGATCATCGTCTCCCGCGGCGAGAAGGTCGCCGTCGAGATCCCGATCCACACCGAGGGCGACCTCGCCCCGGGCGCCAACCTGCTGGAGCACGTGCTGAACACGCTGCCGGTCAAGGCCGAGGCGACCCACGTGCCGGAGTCGGTCACCATCTCCATCGAGGGCCTGGACGCCGGCGCCTCGGTGCTGGCCAAGGACATCGCCCTGCCGTCCGGCACCGAGCTGGACGTCGAGGAGGACGCCGTGGTCCTGCACGTCGTCACCGCGCAGGCCGAGCCGGCCGCCGAGGAGGAGGCCGCCGAGGAGGCCGCCGAGGGCGCCGAGGCCTGA